In the genome of Blastopirellula retiformator, the window GGAGATCGCCGGCTCTTGTTGCGTGTTGATTGCGGTAGCGGCGTTTGGCGCTCGCCTGCATGACGCCGCCTGGAATCGGTTCGCCGCCAGCGACATTGCTATGAGCGTCACTGACGTCTCGCAGCCCTTGGCGATAGAAGGGGTCGCGCTTGACTATCCCACTGCGATTCCGGCGACGGCCCATAGTCCGCTACAGAACTTTCAGCAGGATGGCGCCGTTCGGTTGCGATTGCAGATTTCAGCGATTCGAGATGGTCGCAATTGGAGGCCCGCCGTCGGCAGAGCGTCGCTTCTGGTGCAGGCCGAATCGCTGGAGGTCGGGGCAGGGGAGCGGGTCCGCGTTTTTTGTCAGGCGATGCGAATCGAGCAACCGTCGAACCCCGGCGAGTTCGACTTCGCCGCGCATGGCCGCGCTGACCGGACCTTGGTCTCGCTGCGAACCAGCTATGGCGACTGCGTCGAGCGACTGGAAGTGTCGCAGTTTTCGCTCTGGAACCTGATGGCCGAAATCCGCCGGCGAGTCTCGCAGGACCTGGCGGCGCAGTTGTCTCCGCAAGCGGCGCCGTTGGCCAACGCCCTGTTGCTGGGGAACCGGACCGAGGTCGATCGCCGCTTGTCGGACGAATTTGTGCAGACGGGGCTGGTGCATTTGCTGGCGATCTCTGGGTTACATCTTGGGGTTTTGGTCGGCGTCGTTTATGGCGTGTTGCGGCTTTGTCTGTTTTCTCCGCGGACCATCGCGGCGTTCGTGATTCTGTTTGCGGTCAGCTACATGTTGTTGGTCGACATGCGGCCGCCGGTCGTACGAGCGACGGTTCTGGTCGTCGTGTTCTCGTTGGGCGTCCTGTCGGAGCGGCGCGTCTTGCCGTGGAATACGTTGGCGGCGGCGCTGATTGTGGTGATTGTTTGGAATCCAGCGGATCTTTTTCGCGTGGGGCCTCAACTGTCGTTCTTGGCGGTTGCGGTGTTGATTTGGATCGCGCCGTTGATGGACTACCGAATCGAGGATCCGCTCGATCGGCTGATTGCCGAGAGTCGCCCCTGGCCGGTGCGGATCATGCGCGGCGGGCTGCGCTGGGTCGGCGCCGCCTATCTGGCCGGGTTTGCCATTTGGATCGTCGCGTTGCCGCTGATCGCTGCCCGCTTTCATCTGATCTCGCCGGCAGCCCTCCTGTTTTCACCGCCGCTGATGTTGGTAACGTCGGTGGCGCTGGCTTCGGGGTTGGCGGTCAGTTTGATCGCCCCGTGGTCCAGTTGGTTGGCGGCGCCGGCGGCGGCTTTGTGCAACGGAAGTCTCGATTGGCTGGCGCGCGGCGTTGCGACGGCTGACGCGCTGCCGGCGGGCAGTTTCTGGGTCGGTGGTCCAGGCGACTGGTGGACGTATGGTTTTTACGTCCTGCTTGCCGTGACAGCCGTTGCGACGCGACAGTTAGACTGGCCATTGGTTCGCGGCGGCATCGCCATGGGCGGATGGTGTGCGGTCGGATTGCTGGCGGGGCTGGTTCCGCTGGGCGGTGGAAGCGGCGAAGAGCTGCGGTGCACGTTCGTCTCGGTCGGGCATGGAACGGCGGTCTTCGTCGAGTTTCCGGATGGCTCGAATCTGCTATACGATTGCGGCCGGCTTGGATCTCCGACTCGCGCAACCGAATCAACTTCCGCCTTGCTCTGGTCACGGGGCGTGACCCATATCGACGCGGTCCTCATTTCGCACGCCGACGGCGATCACTACAACGGCGTGCCGGGACTGATCGAGCGTTTCTCGGTTGGACAGGTTTACGTCTCGCCGGTGAT includes:
- a CDS encoding ComEC/Rec2 family competence protein, with protein sequence MESPEVSPPRQIELNQPLVLIAAALCAGMVADRVCSFGLSSPLALMATALVAWVFCWRKRWEIAGSCCVLIAVAAFGARLHDAAWNRFAASDIAMSVTDVSQPLAIEGVALDYPTAIPATAHSPLQNFQQDGAVRLRLQISAIRDGRNWRPAVGRASLLVQAESLEVGAGERVRVFCQAMRIEQPSNPGEFDFAAHGRADRTLVSLRTSYGDCVERLEVSQFSLWNLMAEIRRRVSQDLAAQLSPQAAPLANALLLGNRTEVDRRLSDEFVQTGLVHLLAISGLHLGVLVGVVYGVLRLCLFSPRTIAAFVILFAVSYMLLVDMRPPVVRATVLVVVFSLGVLSERRVLPWNTLAAALIVVIVWNPADLFRVGPQLSFLAVAVLIWIAPLMDYRIEDPLDRLIAESRPWPVRIMRGGLRWVGAAYLAGFAIWIVALPLIAARFHLISPAALLFSPPLMLVTSVALASGLAVSLIAPWSSWLAAPAAALCNGSLDWLARGVATADALPAGSFWVGGPGDWWTYGFYVLLAVTAVATRQLDWPLVRGGIAMGGWCAVGLLAGLVPLGGGSGEELRCTFVSVGHGTAVFVEFPDGSNLLYDCGRLGSPTRATESTSALLWSRGVTHIDAVLISHADGDHYNGVPGLIERFSVGQVYVSPVMFERETEGLRFLRNSLEAAGIPLATLKAGDRLAVGPEASVTVLHPTSRGVLGSDNANSLVLLLEAFGQRILLPGDLETPGMEGVLREEPIDCDLVMAPHHGSAGSEPALFLAWSTPEIVVVSGSVADRRSGLAKRVEFSGSILHTAEQGAIEVRADRAGLRVIPYK